A genomic window from Candidatus Aminicenantes bacterium includes:
- a CDS encoding DUF2807 domain-containing protein → MVANQAAAFLRRVLRSSREPCGLLLRFSCIRLFIKEEDIKNRLWILIPLLVTAFSLQGCFESLRGSGRVITDVRRISSDFKGVRLTNHGDLIVSLGDRVELTVEGDDNILPHIITRVSNDTLLIGNNPDLRGGWSSRRGVRYLLTVRQGQLNRLELTSHGDAQLPELSGPGAAVRLSSHGDIRIDRVETDDFTLNLTSHGDVTIGELISDGIVARLTSHGRVRLQSGKVREQDVSMTSHGDYLAGQLPCDHCRVRNSSHGTVRVWAEKTLNARLTSHGRLYYRGDPKIDASRESRKKMRPLD, encoded by the coding sequence ATGGTGGCAAATCAAGCCGCTGCCTTTTTGCGCCGGGTTTTGCGGTCGAGCCGGGAACCTTGCGGGCTTCTGCTTCGTTTCTCCTGTATACGCCTGTTCATTAAGGAGGAGGACATAAAGAATCGCTTGTGGATATTGATCCCGCTGCTGGTGACGGCTTTCAGCCTGCAGGGATGTTTTGAATCATTGCGGGGTTCGGGGCGCGTCATCACGGATGTGCGCCGGATCTCTTCCGATTTCAAGGGGGTGCGCCTGACCAATCATGGAGATCTTATCGTTTCCCTGGGAGACCGGGTGGAACTGACCGTCGAAGGAGACGACAACATATTGCCTCATATCATTACCCGGGTATCCAACGACACGTTGTTGATCGGGAACAATCCGGATCTGCGCGGCGGGTGGTCTTCACGCCGGGGTGTGCGTTACCTCTTGACGGTCCGCCAAGGACAGTTGAACCGACTGGAACTCACCAGTCACGGCGATGCGCAACTGCCGGAACTCAGCGGGCCCGGTGCGGCGGTCCGTCTCTCCAGTCACGGGGACATCCGCATCGACAGGGTGGAAACCGATGATTTCACCTTGAACCTGACAAGCCACGGCGATGTAACCATAGGGGAGTTGATTTCCGACGGCATTGTGGCACGGTTGACCAGTCATGGCCGGGTGCGCCTGCAGTCGGGCAAGGTCAGGGAACAGGATGTCTCCATGACCAGCCATGGGGATTATCTGGCCGGACAATTGCCTTGCGATCACTGCCGGGTTCGCAACAGCAGTCATGGCACCGTCCGGGTCTGGGCGGAAAAAACCCTCAATGCCCGGCTGACCAGTCACGGTCGCCTTTATTACCGAGGCGATCCAAAAATCGACGCGTCCCGCGAGTCCCGCAAAAAGATGCGCCCGCTGGACTAG